From the genome of Rhizobium sp. NXC24, one region includes:
- a CDS encoding IS110 family transposase, with translation MNHYVGLDVSVKETSVCIVDEAGTVCKEVKVTSHPDDLIAVLSNSGWRLVRIGLEAGPLSQWLFEGLANAGLPAVCIETRHTKAFLKATVNKTDRNDARGIAQMMRVNLFRPVHVKTVSSQQRRALLTARKLISNKARDIENDIRGLLRNFGLKVGVIGRIGFAARIRELLEGVPELQHIIEPLLEARQQLWETFTTLHRRLLSIVRDDATCRRLMTIPGVGPVVALGFVSTIDIPGRFKNSKAVGPALGLTPVLNQSGESSRVGRVSLCGDEMMRTLLYEAAQVMLTVVRKWSWLKAWAMNIAKRRGHQKAIVALARRLAVIMHRIWSDGTEFQWSKSGRPAKP, from the coding sequence GTGAACCACTATGTTGGATTAGACGTCTCTGTGAAAGAGACTTCCGTGTGCATCGTTGATGAAGCGGGAACGGTTTGCAAAGAGGTAAAAGTCACCAGCCATCCTGATGATCTCATCGCGGTTCTCAGCAATTCTGGTTGGCGTTTGGTGCGTATTGGCCTTGAAGCGGGGCCATTGTCGCAATGGTTATTCGAAGGTCTTGCCAACGCCGGCCTACCGGCTGTTTGCATCGAAACACGCCACACCAAAGCCTTCCTCAAGGCCACAGTGAATAAAACCGATCGTAATGATGCCCGGGGTATTGCCCAAATGATGCGGGTTAACCTGTTTCGTCCTGTGCATGTCAAAACAGTGTCGAGCCAGCAACGACGCGCCTTACTCACTGCTCGTAAGCTAATATCCAATAAGGCAAGAGATATCGAGAATGACATCCGCGGGTTACTGCGTAACTTCGGTCTCAAGGTTGGGGTCATCGGGCGAATTGGTTTTGCAGCCCGGATACGGGAGCTTCTTGAAGGTGTGCCCGAGCTGCAGCACATCATTGAACCGTTGCTCGAGGCAAGACAGCAACTTTGGGAGACCTTTACAACTCTGCACCGAAGACTGCTATCGATCGTTCGAGACGATGCGACCTGCCGACGTTTAATGACCATTCCAGGCGTTGGACCGGTGGTGGCTTTGGGCTTCGTCAGCACGATCGACATACCTGGCCGCTTCAAAAACTCCAAGGCGGTTGGTCCTGCGCTGGGGCTAACCCCGGTTTTGAATCAATCGGGCGAGAGTAGCCGTGTCGGCCGTGTCTCGCTGTGTGGTGACGAAATGATGAGAACACTGCTCTATGAGGCGGCCCAAGTCATGCTGACTGTGGTCAGAAAATGGTCTTGGCTCAAAGCATGGGCGATGAATATCGCTAAACGCCGTGGCCACCAGAAAGCGATCGTGGCGCTGGCGCGTCGGCTTGCGGTGATAATGCACCGCATCTGGAGCGACGGCACAGAGTTCCAATGGTCAAAGAGTGGCAGACCGGCAAAGCCCTGA
- a CDS encoding acetamidase/formamidase family protein, whose translation MATHHFTPTVYHNVIGSLPPALRIADGDTVVTQTLDAAGYDKEGVQRASGPNPMNGPIFVEGAERGDSLKVEILGMVPTRDTGFTRSVVAGNVVDPEDVRTLPPSNKVIWQIDGQALTARLAEPVAGLESFVLPLSPMIGCFGVAPSLGQAISTATSGEFGGNMDYRLLGPGTTIWFPVSAPGALFFLGDCHAVQGDGEIVGTGIETTFEVTVRLSVEKKKIVWPRGETADDIFTVGNARPLDQALQHATSEMLRWLTSDYGLNKTAASHLLGQVVRYDVGNVFDPAYTMACRVSKAWLPQR comes from the coding sequence ATGGCAACGCATCATTTTACTCCGACGGTCTATCACAACGTCATTGGGTCTCTTCCCCCGGCTTTGCGCATCGCCGACGGAGACACTGTCGTTACGCAAACGCTCGATGCCGCCGGCTACGATAAGGAAGGCGTCCAGCGGGCATCCGGCCCTAACCCGATGAACGGTCCGATTTTTGTCGAAGGCGCGGAACGGGGCGATTCATTGAAGGTCGAAATCCTCGGCATGGTGCCGACACGCGACACGGGCTTTACCCGAAGCGTCGTTGCCGGCAATGTCGTTGACCCGGAAGACGTGCGGACGCTGCCGCCAAGCAACAAGGTTATCTGGCAGATCGACGGTCAGGCATTGACGGCCCGGCTTGCGGAGCCGGTCGCGGGCCTTGAGTCTTTCGTGTTGCCGCTGTCGCCGATGATTGGCTGCTTCGGCGTCGCCCCCTCGCTCGGCCAGGCCATATCCACTGCCACCAGCGGCGAATTCGGTGGCAACATGGATTACCGGCTGCTCGGGCCCGGCACGACGATCTGGTTTCCCGTCTCTGCGCCGGGAGCCCTCTTCTTCCTTGGCGATTGTCACGCCGTACAAGGTGACGGCGAGATCGTCGGGACAGGCATCGAGACCACCTTCGAAGTGACGGTGCGGCTCAGCGTCGAAAAGAAAAAGATCGTCTGGCCGCGTGGCGAAACGGCAGACGACATTTTCACCGTCGGCAATGCCCGACCGCTCGACCAGGCGCTGCAGCATGCAACCAGCGAAATGCTTAGGTGGCTGACCTCCGACTACGGCCTCAACAAGACCGCCGCCAGTCATTTGCTTGGCCAAGTCGTGCGTTATGATGTCGGCAATGTTTTCGATCCGGCCTATACGATGGCCTGCCGCGTGTCCAAGGCTTGGCTGCCACAGCGCTAG
- a CDS encoding IS110 family transposase: MKHYCALDVSVKETAVCIVDETGRICRETKVATHPEDLISVIKDPKWQIERIGLEAGPLSQWLYDGLAKAGLPVICIETRHAKAFLKAQPNKTDRNDARGMAQMMRVNLYRPVHVKTLTSQKHRALLTARKLLQEKAIAIANDIRGLLRNFGLKVGLVGKIKFEERINELVEDRPDLHEIMQPLLAARKLLRNEFTKLHKKVLDLVREDEVCRRLTTIPGVGPVVALTYTATIDIPARFAHSKTVGSVLGLTPKLNESGESKRVGRVSCCGDAMMRSLLYEAAQVLLVNVKKWSWLKAWAMNIARRRGRQKAVVALARRLAVIMHRMWSDGTEFCWTRESLPVAA, translated from the coding sequence ATGAAACACTATTGTGCACTGGATGTATCGGTGAAAGAGACCGCGGTCTGCATTGTTGATGAGACAGGCAGGATTTGCCGGGAGACGAAAGTTGCCACTCACCCTGAGGATTTGATCTCGGTGATCAAGGATCCGAAGTGGCAGATTGAGCGGATCGGTCTTGAAGCCGGACCACTATCGCAATGGCTTTATGACGGACTTGCCAAGGCAGGATTGCCGGTGATCTGCATCGAGACCAGGCATGCCAAGGCATTTTTGAAAGCCCAACCGAATAAGACGGACCGCAACGATGCGCGTGGCATGGCCCAGATGATGCGCGTCAATCTCTATCGGCCTGTGCATGTGAAGACATTGACGAGCCAGAAGCACCGAGCATTGCTGACCGCGCGCAAACTTTTGCAGGAAAAAGCCATCGCCATCGCGAATGACATTCGCGGATTGTTGCGCAACTTCGGTCTGAAAGTCGGATTGGTCGGCAAGATCAAATTCGAGGAGCGGATCAATGAGCTCGTCGAAGACAGGCCTGATCTACACGAAATCATGCAGCCATTGTTGGCTGCACGCAAACTGTTGCGCAACGAGTTCACCAAGCTGCACAAGAAGGTTTTGGATTTGGTCCGCGAGGATGAAGTCTGTCGCCGATTGACGACGATCCCTGGTGTCGGCCCCGTGGTCGCTCTCACCTATACGGCAACCATCGATATTCCTGCGCGGTTTGCACATTCAAAGACGGTCGGTTCTGTGCTCGGGCTGACGCCGAAACTGAACGAGTCTGGTGAAAGCAAGCGGGTCGGGCGCGTATCCTGTTGCGGTGACGCGATGATGCGATCCCTGCTGTACGAAGCAGCGCAAGTCCTGCTTGTAAACGTCAAGAAATGGTCGTGGCTAAAGGCCTGGGCGATGAATATCGCTAGGCGTCGCGGGAGGCAAAAGGCGGTTGTAGCGTTGGCTCGACGGCTTGCGGTGATCATGCATCGCATGTGGAGTGACGGAACCGAATTTTGCTGGACACGGGAGAGCTTGCCTGTTGCTGCGTAG
- a CDS encoding GGDEF domain-containing protein: MTTLREDYRSQRNGYLDAPLFSPEQWLSSLTPTAVWRLLILSLICMASLDWLFRTSGIHNVGLLYMLPICVACWRFGFKTGMSIAVAEIILSVATTLGISGHLDANAMVELVMQLIKFGCVAGVVTRFRQSFDRERLLARRDWMTGILNRQEFQRQAEAMLSSATTRNQPLLLAYFDLDGFKAVNDRFGHQAGDRLLQCLAEEGKALIGLEDCFGRMGGDEFAMLIKLSKEECAPEVAERLHVGFMAALESTGHSVTCSMGAVVALPGDSASLHELMRQADQLMYAVKRDTKAGFSLASCTPPSDSESLLSPRRQTCSAS; the protein is encoded by the coding sequence ATGACAACATTGCGGGAAGACTATCGAAGCCAGCGGAATGGCTATCTCGACGCCCCATTGTTTTCTCCGGAACAGTGGCTCAGCTCCCTGACGCCAACCGCCGTTTGGCGACTACTGATCCTCAGCTTAATCTGTATGGCAAGCTTGGATTGGCTTTTCCGGACCAGCGGCATTCACAATGTCGGCCTGCTCTATATGCTGCCAATTTGTGTCGCGTGCTGGCGTTTCGGTTTCAAAACTGGGATGAGCATCGCGGTCGCGGAAATCATATTGTCGGTTGCGACCACACTAGGAATTTCCGGTCATCTCGACGCAAACGCGATGGTCGAACTGGTAATGCAACTTATCAAGTTCGGATGTGTCGCTGGTGTCGTGACGCGCTTCCGGCAAAGTTTCGACCGGGAACGCCTCCTCGCGCGGCGAGATTGGATGACAGGAATTTTGAACCGGCAGGAGTTCCAACGCCAGGCTGAAGCAATGCTGTCATCGGCAACGACGCGCAATCAGCCTTTGCTACTTGCCTATTTCGATCTTGATGGCTTCAAGGCCGTTAACGATCGGTTCGGACACCAAGCAGGGGACCGGCTCCTGCAATGCCTTGCAGAAGAGGGGAAGGCACTAATCGGCTTGGAGGACTGTTTCGGACGGATGGGCGGCGACGAGTTTGCCATGTTAATAAAGCTATCCAAGGAAGAGTGCGCACCAGAAGTGGCTGAGCGGTTGCATGTGGGGTTCATGGCGGCATTGGAGAGCACTGGCCATAGTGTCACATGCAGCATGGGCGCGGTAGTCGCCCTTCCTGGTGACAGCGCTTCGCTGCACGAGCTGATGCGCCAGGCTGACCAGCTCATGTATGCGGTGAAACGCGATACGAAAGCTGGCTTCAGCTTGGCGAGTTGTACTCCTCCGTCTGACTCTGAATCCTTGCTGTCTCCAAGACGTCAGACATGCTCGGCATCATAA
- a CDS encoding adenylate/guanylate cyclase domain-containing protein gives MNASELGHASRAVLFIDVVDSVRLIEHDEEGTVLRWLRMMDCIENSILPGSGGRVVKHLGDGMLLEFENMQAAASAAFEIQNASVRDNAEQPPDCQILLRAGIDVGDVIISHQDLYGRGVNLAARLMGLAGPGEIVVSARARGQLTPLLDADVEDLGECYLKNIEAPVRAFRIGPPGPHPIVQSHWSLGELRPTLAVIPFAVRGEAAEQGILGEVLADEIIRALCRMQELNVISRLSTTAFAGRRLNLDEVRLHLHANYAVSGVCRVTGDSVCLDAELVETKTGQIVWENRLTERIIGILEGDQEIVSHVVAEICNAIMARELLRTRSQPLPTLESYALLMGAITLMHRLRLRDFNDARTMLEAILERGSYQPLAQAWLAKWHVLRVQQGWSDDVMDDAHRALNLTKRALDSDPEFSLALAVDGFVHMNLLRHFDIARERYNLAIYTNPSDALALLLRGMMHAFCDEGEQAVRDTELALMLSPLDLHRFFYDSLAASANLTAGNYARALELANRSLRANRMHTSTWRVLTVAQWQLGMHEEARESARELLRLEPAFTVGGYLDRMPSAAFSIGKLIADVLLKAGVPQ, from the coding sequence ATGAACGCAAGCGAGTTGGGGCACGCGTCGCGAGCCGTTCTATTCATTGATGTCGTAGATTCCGTTCGTCTCATTGAACATGACGAAGAAGGGACCGTCTTGCGTTGGCTCCGCATGATGGACTGTATCGAGAACTCCATTCTGCCCGGATCGGGGGGGCGCGTCGTCAAGCATCTCGGTGATGGAATGCTTCTTGAATTCGAGAATATGCAGGCGGCAGCGTCGGCAGCATTTGAGATTCAGAACGCAAGTGTTCGCGACAACGCCGAACAGCCGCCCGATTGTCAGATACTGCTGCGCGCAGGCATTGACGTTGGCGATGTGATCATATCGCACCAAGATCTCTACGGACGTGGCGTGAACCTCGCCGCCAGGCTCATGGGCCTCGCCGGTCCGGGCGAAATCGTCGTCTCTGCGCGCGCGCGGGGACAATTGACGCCTCTCCTCGATGCCGACGTTGAGGATCTGGGCGAGTGCTATCTGAAGAACATCGAGGCCCCCGTACGCGCCTTTAGAATTGGACCGCCGGGACCCCATCCCATCGTGCAGTCGCACTGGTCGCTAGGCGAACTGCGCCCAACGCTCGCGGTCATCCCTTTCGCCGTCCGGGGCGAAGCTGCAGAACAGGGGATCCTGGGCGAGGTCTTGGCCGACGAAATCATCCGCGCTCTGTGTCGTATGCAGGAACTCAACGTTATTTCACGGCTCTCAACGACCGCTTTCGCAGGACGCAGACTGAACCTCGACGAGGTGAGACTGCATCTGCACGCAAACTATGCCGTCTCAGGGGTCTGCAGGGTGACCGGCGACAGCGTATGTCTCGACGCGGAATTGGTAGAAACAAAGACGGGGCAAATCGTTTGGGAGAATCGCCTCACGGAGCGGATTATCGGGATTCTCGAGGGCGACCAAGAAATCGTTAGTCACGTAGTTGCCGAAATCTGCAATGCGATCATGGCACGCGAACTGCTGCGTACGCGCTCGCAGCCGCTTCCGACCCTTGAAAGCTATGCGCTGCTCATGGGCGCCATTACCTTAATGCATCGCCTGAGGCTTAGGGACTTCAATGACGCCCGCACAATGCTGGAGGCGATCTTGGAGCGCGGATCGTATCAGCCACTCGCGCAAGCATGGTTGGCGAAGTGGCATGTCCTGCGCGTGCAGCAGGGCTGGTCCGACGACGTCATGGATGATGCCCACCGAGCGCTCAATCTGACAAAACGCGCTCTTGATTCCGATCCAGAATTTTCGCTCGCCCTCGCGGTTGATGGCTTCGTGCACATGAACCTCCTCAGGCATTTCGATATTGCACGGGAACGTTACAACCTTGCCATTTACACCAACCCGAGTGACGCGCTGGCCCTCTTGCTAAGAGGAATGATGCACGCCTTTTGTGACGAGGGAGAGCAAGCGGTGAGGGATACGGAGCTGGCGCTTATGCTGTCCCCTCTCGATCTGCATCGGTTTTTCTACGATTCGCTGGCCGCCTCAGCAAACCTGACGGCCGGCAACTACGCTCGCGCCTTGGAACTTGCCAATCGGTCTCTGCGCGCGAACCGAATGCACACCTCGACTTGGCGGGTTCTCACCGTGGCACAGTGGCAGCTCGGCATGCACGAGGAAGCGCGAGAATCCGCGCGCGAGCTATTGAGGCTGGAGCCCGCATTCACGGTTGGCGGGTACCTGGACCGTATGCCAAGTGCAGCTTTCTCAATCGGCAAGCTGATCGCCGACGTGCTGCTAAAAGCTGGAGTGCCGCAATAA
- a CDS encoding adenylate/guanylate cyclase domain-containing protein → MIKQSIRRRIVAIAAGLIVLMMATSVLSMVMVGRLGHLLDELTAKYNPANEHLMRIHVLSLERALALRRMVIAKMQDPPDEIGYKARKEMYDAKGAEVDREAQATRSLINAVISDTNTPSDNAALARVDSRIDSLLSDGRSLLRRETGELLSLLDTRDFAGVRDRLPRVDALRDQLDQRIDTLRQEMLEVSHGAIATIRKEQSQAVLISAIATLLAAVLGLIFANLVSGGIIRSVRGLLEGTRAVEAGHLDQPIAVTTRDEIGELAAAFNRMVVQLRDNQRVRETFGKYIDPRVVEGLIDRPNLTAAEGQRRLMTVLFCDLRGFTSLSEGLMPQGLVKVMNRYFSLMSEPIRTNRGIIDKYIGDGIMAYWGPPFVDETDHARLACLATLDMIDRIETLRREIPDLLGVRGTPIEKCDLRIGVATGEALVGSIGSDIMMSYTVMGDAVNLASRLEGANKVYGTRNLVSEKTIAAAATALEFREIDRIVVAGQTRPEVIFEVLGRSGELTPERMALRDSYREALAAYRERRWDDALGALKASLEIIPDDGPSLGLLARIENLKAKPPSHDWDGSWRIEK, encoded by the coding sequence ATGATCAAGCAGTCGATCCGAAGGCGGATCGTCGCGATCGCGGCCGGCTTGATCGTCCTGATGATGGCGACTTCCGTGCTGTCGATGGTGATGGTCGGGCGGCTCGGCCATCTGCTCGATGAGCTGACGGCAAAGTACAATCCGGCCAACGAGCATTTGATGCGGATCCATGTTCTGTCACTTGAAAGAGCGCTGGCGCTGCGTCGCATGGTGATCGCAAAGATGCAGGACCCACCTGACGAGATCGGATATAAAGCTCGCAAGGAAATGTACGACGCTAAGGGCGCTGAAGTCGACCGCGAGGCGCAGGCTACGCGCAGCCTCATCAATGCGGTCATCTCAGATACGAATACGCCCTCTGATAACGCGGCGCTGGCGCGCGTCGATAGCCGGATCGATAGTCTGCTGAGTGATGGCCGCAGTCTGCTGCGCAGGGAGACAGGGGAACTGCTTTCACTCCTCGATACAAGGGACTTTGCCGGCGTGAGAGATCGCCTTCCGCGCGTCGACGCACTCCGGGACCAACTCGATCAAAGGATCGACACCCTCCGTCAGGAGATGCTGGAAGTGAGCCATGGCGCCATCGCAACAATCAGGAAAGAGCAGTCTCAAGCAGTCCTGATCTCTGCAATTGCCACGCTGCTCGCCGCCGTCCTCGGATTGATCTTCGCCAACCTTGTCAGCGGTGGCATCATTCGCTCGGTTCGGGGACTGCTGGAAGGGACGCGCGCCGTCGAGGCTGGCCATCTCGATCAACCCATCGCGGTAACGACGCGCGACGAAATCGGAGAGCTGGCGGCTGCGTTCAATCGAATGGTCGTTCAGTTGCGCGACAACCAGCGCGTCAGGGAAACGTTTGGCAAATACATCGATCCCCGCGTCGTGGAAGGTCTCATCGATCGCCCAAACTTGACCGCGGCCGAAGGTCAGCGCCGGTTGATGACGGTCCTGTTCTGCGATCTCAGGGGATTTACGAGCCTGAGCGAAGGCTTGATGCCCCAGGGTCTGGTTAAGGTCATGAACCGCTACTTTTCACTCATGTCCGAGCCTATCCGGACCAACCGCGGGATCATCGACAAATATATAGGCGACGGCATCATGGCCTATTGGGGCCCTCCGTTTGTGGACGAGACGGATCACGCGCGACTTGCATGTCTGGCCACTCTGGACATGATTGACCGTATTGAGACGTTGCGGCGGGAAATCCCCGACTTGCTCGGCGTTCGCGGCACGCCGATCGAGAAATGCGATTTGCGGATAGGCGTCGCGACGGGTGAAGCATTGGTCGGGAGCATCGGCTCTGACATCATGATGAGTTATACGGTGATGGGTGACGCGGTAAATCTCGCTTCTCGCCTGGAAGGCGCAAATAAGGTTTACGGCACCCGCAATCTGGTCAGCGAGAAAACAATCGCTGCGGCGGCTACCGCACTCGAGTTTCGAGAGATCGATCGGATCGTCGTCGCTGGCCAAACCCGTCCGGAGGTCATTTTTGAGGTGCTTGGACGGAGTGGCGAACTGACGCCGGAACGGATGGCATTACGGGACTCCTATCGGGAAGCGCTCGCGGCGTACCGAGAACGTCGATGGGATGACGCGCTTGGCGCGCTCAAGGCATCGCTGGAGATAATACCGGATGACGGACCATCGCTCGGCCTGCTTGCTCGCATCGAAAACCTGAAAGCAAAACCACCATCCCACGACTGGGACGGATCTTGGCGCATCGAGAAATAG
- a CDS encoding phosphatase PAP2 family protein translates to MARWAQERREQVVDFELHSRIGFSQGTDDSPGSMNVWHLDVEPDRDAAVPNVEYRPLVRMVRPTERVFFGQLALVANYADLRADRVTEILVQRDGPAAFLASIAYIAPNRARWTLELLGAVFRLAQFVEFRMKHALACRRPMEYSPQIQPMILTPEHGSLPSGHSTESFAMAIVLVQLLRASTNPVYEQHTYAIQLLRQAARVAVNRQVAGVHFPVDSAAGALLGLTLGQYFCRRLSGEADFYAWSFDGEAYPEDADFDWTGWYDVRQQRQTAPDARSPCAAELGSHKLGAASSILTWLWEKALAEWS, encoded by the coding sequence ATGGCCAGATGGGCTCAGGAACGGCGAGAGCAGGTCGTCGACTTCGAGCTTCATTCCCGCATTGGCTTCTCTCAGGGTACGGATGATTCTCCAGGAAGCATGAATGTCTGGCATTTGGACGTTGAGCCTGACCGGGACGCCGCCGTGCCAAACGTTGAATATCGTCCGCTCGTCAGAATGGTCCGGCCTACTGAGAGAGTTTTCTTTGGCCAACTTGCGCTTGTTGCGAACTATGCCGATTTGCGGGCGGATCGAGTCACTGAAATTCTGGTGCAGCGCGATGGACCGGCCGCATTCCTGGCTTCCATCGCATACATTGCCCCCAACCGTGCACGATGGACGCTTGAACTGCTAGGGGCCGTCTTCCGGCTTGCCCAGTTTGTCGAATTTCGCATGAAGCACGCACTCGCTTGCCGACGGCCAATGGAATACTCGCCACAGATACAGCCAATGATCCTTACGCCGGAACACGGCAGTCTGCCCAGCGGTCACTCGACTGAGTCCTTTGCGATGGCCATTGTACTGGTCCAGCTTCTCCGAGCTTCGACCAATCCCGTCTACGAGCAGCACACTTATGCTATCCAACTGCTTCGGCAGGCGGCTCGGGTCGCTGTTAATCGGCAGGTAGCCGGGGTGCACTTTCCAGTCGACAGTGCGGCGGGTGCGCTCCTGGGTTTAACCTTGGGCCAATATTTCTGCCGCCGGCTTAGCGGGGAGGCCGACTTCTATGCCTGGTCCTTCGACGGCGAAGCCTATCCGGAAGATGCCGATTTCGATTGGACAGGATGGTACGACGTTCGGCAGCAGCGGCAAACCGCTCCGGATGCGAGGTCTCCATGCGCCGCGGAGCTGGGCTCCCACAAACTTGGAGCCGCCTCTTCCATCCTCACCTGGCTGTGGGAGAAGGCGCTTGCCGAGTGGTCCTGA
- a CDS encoding IS110 family transposase: MNQYIGLDVSLKDTAISIREDGKRIWRGKCPSDPNLLAQMIRKKAPRAQRVVFETGPLSTWFYHALTSEGLPAICIEARHAQKVLNETLNKTDANDADGLAQLAEAGFYKAVRVKSFDAMLARTLVAAREQLLNMSTQLGNQIRGLMKTFGLIIPKGKGRVFDGDVRKLLDGNAELAKIILPLLEAWHDIRKRAADLGRQLLIVARGSQATKLLMTIPGIGAVTAVSYVTAIENPENFRTSRSVGAWLGLTTRRYQSGEVDYDGHISRRGDNRLRGLLYEAATVLLTRTSARTESSLKSWGLKLRERLGFKRAAVAVARKLAVIMHSMLKTGEVFNASAGATI; encoded by the coding sequence TTGAACCAATATATTGGCCTTGATGTTTCATTGAAAGACACCGCAATTTCGATCCGGGAAGACGGGAAACGGATCTGGCGGGGGAAGTGTCCTTCGGATCCCAATCTTCTCGCGCAGATGATCCGCAAAAAAGCTCCACGCGCGCAGCGCGTCGTATTCGAAACGGGACCGCTGTCGACGTGGTTCTATCACGCGCTGACGAGCGAGGGGTTGCCGGCGATCTGCATTGAAGCGCGGCACGCGCAAAAGGTATTGAACGAAACGCTCAACAAGACCGATGCCAACGATGCGGATGGTTTAGCTCAACTCGCTGAAGCAGGCTTTTACAAAGCGGTTCGCGTCAAGTCGTTTGACGCTATGTTAGCCCGCACATTGGTGGCTGCCCGCGAACAGCTCCTGAACATGTCAACGCAACTTGGCAATCAAATCCGCGGCCTGATGAAGACCTTCGGTCTGATCATCCCGAAAGGGAAGGGTCGAGTGTTTGATGGCGATGTGCGGAAGCTTTTGGATGGAAACGCCGAGCTTGCGAAGATTATCTTGCCTCTTTTGGAGGCGTGGCACGATATCCGTAAGCGCGCAGCCGATCTTGGTCGCCAGTTGCTTATAGTGGCACGTGGGAGCCAAGCCACGAAGTTATTGATGACAATTCCGGGGATCGGCGCGGTCACAGCGGTGTCCTACGTTACGGCAATTGAAAATCCAGAAAACTTTCGAACGTCGCGCTCGGTTGGCGCCTGGCTCGGGCTAACAACGCGGCGTTATCAGTCAGGCGAGGTCGACTATGACGGCCATATCTCGCGAAGGGGTGACAATCGTTTACGTGGGCTGCTTTATGAAGCGGCGACAGTGCTTTTGACGAGAACGAGTGCCAGGACCGAGAGCAGTCTCAAGAGTTGGGGCCTTAAGCTGCGCGAGCGACTTGGCTTCAAGCGGGCCGCTGTGGCCGTCGCCCGGAAACTCGCGGTCATCATGCACAGCATGCTCAAGACGGGAGAAGTGTTCAACGCATCGGCTGGCGCGACCATATAG
- a CDS encoding plastocyanin/azurin family copper-binding protein: MFFSSKSVVAAVATTLLALAASPSFADTVVKVIESGEDGGAMAIKLDTTSVKAGLVTFAVHNEAASEEHEMVLVKLKSADEKIPLNKNKDRVEEKKLKSLGEVEDLNPGANGELKADLKPGSYLLLCNIKGHYSAGMHARLTVNP, from the coding sequence ATGTTTTTCTCAAGCAAATCCGTCGTCGCTGCAGTTGCCACAACTTTGCTGGCGCTTGCCGCATCACCATCATTTGCCGATACTGTTGTTAAGGTGATCGAAAGTGGCGAAGACGGTGGAGCAATGGCCATCAAGCTCGACACCACCAGCGTGAAGGCGGGACTCGTCACGTTCGCCGTTCACAACGAGGCAGCCTCGGAAGAGCACGAAATGGTCCTCGTCAAGCTGAAATCTGCCGACGAGAAAATCCCGCTCAATAAGAATAAGGACCGGGTCGAGGAAAAGAAGTTGAAGAGCCTCGGTGAGGTCGAAGACCTGAATCCGGGCGCCAACGGTGAACTCAAAGCAGATCTCAAGCCTGGAAGCTATCTGCTCCTCTGCAACATCAAGGGGCACTACTCCGCCGGCATGCATGCGAGGCTGACCGTAAACCCCTAA